The DNA window AGGACCGCGGTATGCTGGATGAGACACTGGTCATCTGGGGCGGTGAGTTCGGCCGTACAAGCTGGAAGGACGGCGCCGCCGAGCGCCAGGGTCGCGGCCATAACTCCGCCGGCTTCACCTATTGGATGGCCGGCGGCGGCATCAAGGGTGGCATGCGATACGGTGCGACGGATGAGACCGGCACTTTCGCCGCCGAGAACAAGGTATCTGTCCACGATCTGCAGGCGACGATCCTCCATCAGCTGGGTCTGGATCACTGGAACCTGACCTACAAGTATGGCGGCCGCGACTACCGTCTGAGCGATGTCGACGGCAAGGTGGTCAACGGCATCATTGCGTGACCGGCGCAGACGCATCGACTGCGCAAGGACAGTTCTACAGCGGCGACAGGTTGTCCATCAGGACCCGCTCCGCACGACCGCCTCCCTCTCGGGGAGGCGGTTTTGTTTTGCCCAACCGGCGTCTCCGGCAGGACTTCGAAGCCTGAGCAGGGTTTCATGCGCCGGCGGGTACCCGGTTTGCCACGTCGCATTCCGTATCGAGGCAGTTCAACTTTACGGAGGCAGACGATGGCGAATACACCCAATCGAACGGATTCACAGAATCGCAAAGCGGTTGATCCCGACATGAGCCGCGCGGAATTGCGCGAACGCGACACCAACCCCGATCCCATCACGGGAGCGCCGGGATCACATCCCGGCGGTACGGCAGTCGGAACGACCGGCGGCGGCTTGGCCGGCGCGGCCGCAGGCGCAGCGATCGGCTCGGTTGTCCCGGGTATCGGCACGGTTGTCGGCGGCATCGCCGGTGCGGTGATCGGCGGGGTGGGTGGCGGTCTGGCCGGCAAGGCGGTCGCCGAGCACTTCGACCCCACCGCCGAGGACGCCTACTGGCGCGACAGTCACCGGTCCCGGCCTTACTACGCCGCCGAGTACGACTATGAGACGGACTACGCCCCAGCGTATCGCTACGGCTACACCACCAGCTCCCAGTACGCTGGCGAGTCCTACGACAGCCGCGAACGTGACTTGGAAACCGGCTGGGAAAAGGCCAAGGGCAAGTCCCGTCTGACCTGGGATAAAGCCAAGGCGGCGACGCGCGATGCGTGGCACCGGGTCGAGCGAAAGCTGCCCGGCGACGCCGACCGCGACGGCCGCTGATTGCAAGCGGTTCGAGGGTTCTAAGGTCATTCACTTCGAGCGGGACGGAAGCGGCAACCGGCTGCCTCCGTCCCGCTCGCTTTGCGTCTCACACGTGCCAACTGGCTTCGACACGGCTATCCTTAAAGCAAGGAGGTCATGTAATGCCTGTGTACGTGTATCGCATCATTCAGGACGACAAAGACGCACCCGAGCAGACGTTTGAGGTCAGGCAGTTGATGAGCGAGCCACCCCTCACCCACGACCCCGATACCGGCAGGCCGGTGGAACGCGTGATCTGCGCGCCCAACATCTACAGCGACAAGCTCGGCAATGCGGCGATTTCGGGTAGCGGACTGACCAAGTACGTGAAGACGTCCGACGGCACCTACGAGCGGCAGGCCGGTGGGGCGGGGCCGAAGATGATCAATCCGCATGACGATTAAGGTCGGCCAGACGCACCAGTCGCAACCGCGCAAATAAATCGCATTTAAGAGGCGAGCGGGCGAGTGCCAGGGGCCTACCGTTTCTCCGTAGTAATGAACGTAGTCATTCAACGGAGAAATACATGGCAAGCGAACTGAATGGGAAAAGAGTGGCGATCCTGGTCGCCGACGGTTTCGAACAGGTCGAGATGACCGAACCCCGCAAAGCGCTGAAGGACGCCGGTGCCCGGACCGATCTGGTCTCCCCGGTGACGAAGTCGGTACAGGGCGTGCATC is part of the Humisphaera borealis genome and encodes:
- a CDS encoding FmdB family zinc ribbon protein, with translation MPVYVYRIIQDDKDAPEQTFEVRQLMSEPPLTHDPDTGRPVERVICAPNIYSDKLGNAAISGSGLTKYVKTSDGTYERQAGGAGPKMINPHDD